GACCGATGCGTGGATAATTATGGTGCttgatattttttccccctaaaaaaAAGATGTCAGCCCCTGGCTGGAGTATTCCTCCTTAAAAACCCTCTCTGAAAATGTCATGTCCCAACAATGTGACTTCTAACTCGTTTTTGATGGACTCGTTGGCCGGTACCTGTAGAGGGGAGAATTATTCCTCCAGCCAAGGGATGTACATGCAGCCTGGGAGCGATTTCAGCTGCGGAGTCATGAGGAACTGTGGAATTATCCCCGTCTCTTTCCAAAAGGGACGAGGTGAATAGCGCTACCTTGTCTCTCAGCACCTATCCATCTTACCTTTCTCAGCTAGACACTTGGTGTGACCCCAAAATACGTACAGGATCGAGCAACCTGTTGCAAGACAGCTCCCATCCTGCTCCTTCCCAACCAATGTCAAGGAAGAGAATGTTTGCTGTATGTATAACGCTGACAAAAGGGCTAAAAATGCCACAGAGGCAGCCCTCTATCCCAACCAAATGCCTGAGCCTTGCCTAAATGACCATGAAGTCCCCGTTCCTAGCTACTACCGAGCAAGCCAAGGTTACCCCTCCATGGAGAAGACGTCAAACTGCAGCAATCCAAATGAGTTTGAGTCAAGTTTTGAATCCAGGGCGAGCCTGAACCCAAGGAACGAGCATCTGGAACCagcaccaccacctcctcctcctcctcctcctccgcccCCGGTGGCTAAAGTGAGTTTCCCCgaaaacacaaaaacagatAATACTCAGAACACATCCACGAAcgaaattaaaacagaaaaaagcgCCCCAGCACCCAAAATCAGCCCTTCGGAAGCAGAGAAAGAGCTGAATAAAAACACTGACACCAGCACTGACAATTCTGACAATGAAGCAAAAGGTAAGGGAATCATTCATTATCAAGTCGCTAATTTCAGCAATTAGTAATCGTCCATGGCTGTGAGAATAGCAGTGATACGGATATGCGGCGGTGCGCTCTCTGTGTGCGCCAGAGATGGGCAAATTAATGCTggttttgtgtctgtgtgttgTCGCTGGCTTTGGAAAAACGGAGATTTGTTCGGATTGGAAACgtatatttaaaaatgtgtatattGGAGCTGTTTTGGGGAGGTCGGGGGGGTTGTAAGGAGGGATCCGCTCATTGGGAACGCGTCCTCTCGTTGTGTGCATTGAGAAAATAACAAATCGCTGTGCGTGtgcttatgaaaaaaaaaaatatgtccTTTGCGATGAACGCGCGTTGAGATGAGGCGGATTTGTAAAGATTGCGATATCGCAGCGGCTCCGGGGTTGTTTGGGGGAGGGGTCGTTTCggggctgctgtgagctggtgCTGTTTCTCAAGGCGGCTGAACCcgattttttcccccttcccctctTTCCCCCCTCCGCTCAAAACGCTCCGCATCCGCGAGAGGAGCGGATGGGGTCCTTTTTGGGCTTCGACCTTTgggaagaaagggggaaaaaatagggGAGAAAACGCCGTTTTGCTGCGGCGAACATCGCAGCTCGGAGCTGCGCGCTGCGCCTCGTTCGGGCGCTGAGGTTCTCGTTGGGGCTcggagaggaaaaaaggatttctttttttctttNNNNNNNNNNNNNNNNNNNNNNNNNNNNNNNNNNNNNNNNNNNNNNNNNNNNNNNNNNNNNNNNNNNNNNNNNNNNNNNNNNNNNNNNNNNNNNNNNNNNNNNNNNNNNNNNNNNNNNNNNNNNNNNNNNNNNNNNNNNNNNNNNNNNNNNNNNNNNNNNNNNNNNNNNNNNNNNNNNNNNNNNNNNNNNNNNNNNNNNNNNNNNNNNNNNNNNNNNNNNNNNNNNNNNNNNNNNNNNNNNNNNNNNNNNNNNNNNNNNNNNNNNNNNNNNNNNNNNNNNNNNNNNNNNNNNNNNNNNNNNNNNNNNNNNNNNNNNNNNNNNNNNNNNNNNNNNNNNNNNNNNNNNNNNNNNNNNNNNNNNNNNNNNNNNNNNNNNNNNNNNNNNNNNNNNNNNNNNNNNNNNNNNNNNNNNNNNNNNNNNNNNNNNNNNNNNNNNNNNNNNNNNNNNNNNNNNNNNNNNNNNNNNNNNNNNNNNNNNNNNNNNNNNNNNNNNNNNNNNNNNNNNNNNNNNNNNNNNNNNNNNNNNNNNNNNNNNNNNNNNNNNNNNNNNNNNNNNNNNNNNNNNNNNNNNNNNNNNNNNNNNNNNNNNNNNNNNNNNNNNNNNNNNNNNNNNNNNNNNNNNNNNNNNNNNNNNNNNNNNNNNNNNNNNNNNNNNNNNNNNNNNNNNNNNNNNNNNNNNNNNNNNNNNNNNNNNNNNNN
The Meleagris gallopavo isolate NT-WF06-2002-E0010 breed Aviagen turkey brand Nicholas breeding stock unplaced genomic scaffold, Turkey_5.1 ChrUn_random_7180001869287, whole genome shotgun sequence genome window above contains:
- the LOC100549857 gene encoding LOW QUALITY PROTEIN: homeobox protein Hox-C10-like (The sequence of the model RefSeq protein was modified relative to this genomic sequence to represent the inferred CDS: inserted 1 base in 1 codon; deleted 1 base in 1 codon) — translated: MSCPNNVTSNSFLMDSLAGTCRGENYSSSQGMYMQPGSDFSCGVMRNCGIIPSLSKRDEVNSATLSLSTYPSYLSQLDTWCDPXNTYRIEQPVARQLPSCSFPTNVKEENVCCMYNADKRAKNATEAALYPNQMPEPCLNDHEVPVPSYYRASQGYPSMEKTSNCSNPNEFESSFESRASLNPRNEHLEPAPPPPPPPPPPPPVAKVSFPENTKTDNTQNTSTNEIKTEKSAPAPKISPSEAEKELNKNTDTSTDNSDNEAKGKGIIHYQVANFSN